In Pseudomonas poae, a single genomic region encodes these proteins:
- a CDS encoding VOC family protein — MFSHVTVGTNDLDKAVTFYDAVLIPLGLCRRAVTPDGGPLAACWVTPNSPLPRFYVYCPYDLKEAVAGNGSMVAFAAPHSESVDAAYTAGLLAGGVDAGEPGPRLHYGHGYYGAYLRDPDGNKVHIVHRGDVHLPA; from the coding sequence ATGTTCAGTCACGTAACCGTTGGGACAAACGATCTTGATAAGGCCGTTACCTTCTATGATGCGGTGCTGATCCCTCTGGGACTGTGCCGTCGGGCTGTAACACCTGATGGAGGGCCGCTTGCTGCATGCTGGGTTACCCCGAACAGCCCACTTCCTCGCTTTTATGTTTACTGCCCTTACGATCTCAAAGAGGCCGTCGCGGGAAATGGCAGCATGGTGGCTTTCGCCGCGCCACATTCGGAATCTGTCGATGCAGCCTATACCGCAGGCCTTCTTGCTGGGGGTGTTGATGCAGGTGAACCAGGGCCGCGCCTGCATTATGGGCACGGCTATTATGGCGCCTACCTGCGTGATCCGGACGGCAATAAAGTGCACATAGTTCATCGTGGCGATGTGCACTTGCCTGCGTAA